In one window of Drosophila innubila isolate TH190305 chromosome 2L unlocalized genomic scaffold, UK_Dinn_1.0 4_B_2L, whole genome shotgun sequence DNA:
- the LOC117782080 gene encoding uncharacterized protein LOC117782080 yields MPIQRNENHNEGSAMVLDIEGKDCEINSNPKSIGWNIKKEQKDPTKLNPPNFFAEVQESHKQITDRFVDLLNLFEDYSKIMENEQAHFSPQSKLKRTQSEQFTAAHTQPEPDSSELLKTTVSLNRMQLSDCTLLGMPRKLTFEASCQTSWIVLPDKEDKKNLLTTLDKPKGSEEKQQQSLNPNQHTLHIEVESVSSTTALQRAPLRQRLWQVVVEAWQSLIACFNMMGENFTYVLFVLLCMWCLYLIIAHYSSFLDSNLTRKYDIKHTMIRVRGQPTQT; encoded by the exons ATGCCTATTCAGAGGAATGAGAATCATAACGAAGGCTCCGCAATGGTTCTGGATATTGAAGGCAAGGATtgtgaaataaattcaaatccCAAGAGCATTGGCTGGAATATTAAGAAGGAACAAAAGGATCCAACCAAACTGAATCCACCAAACTTTTTTGCCGAAGTTCAAGAGAGTCACAAACAGATAACCGATCGATTTGTTGATCTTCTCAATCTCTTCGAGGATTACTCAAAGATCATGGAAAATGAACAGGCCCATTTTAGTCCACAGTCAAAACTGAAACGCACTCAATCCGAACAGTTCACAGCGGCGCACACGCAGCCTGAGC CTGATAGCAGTGAGCTTCTGAAGACGACTGTTAGTCTCAATCGCATGCAGCTATCAGATTGCACGCTGCTGGGAATGCCCCGTAAACTTACCTTTGAGGCGAGTTGTCAAACCTCCTGGATTGTGCTTCCCGACAAGGAAGATAAGAAGAATCTTCTGACGACACTGGATAAACCGAAAGGATCTgaagaaaagcaacaacagagtCTAAACCCCAATCAACATACCCTGCACATTGAGGTCGAATCGGTTAGTTCGACAACAGCGTTGCAACGTGCTCCACTGCGTCAGCGTTTGTGGCAGGTTGTGGTCGAGGCTTGGCAATCGCTGATAGCCTGTTTCAATATGATGGGCGAGAATTTTACCTATGTGCTATTTGTATTGCTGTGCATGTGGTGCCTCTATCTGATTATTGCCCATTACTCTAGCTTCTTGGACTCCAATCTCACTCGGAAATATGACATCAAACACACTATGATTCGTGTCCGAGGGCAACCTACACAAACATGA
- the LOC117782082 gene encoding uncharacterized protein LOC117782082, with protein MPETYDKNPCPTSHSNSRNNNNNSQLTITNRVLLCGQRQATDFTTTQELKLRAGDVRMARMQISLTKLRNAMDQSNKLIEQLCQEIQMEMNSSKK; from the coding sequence ATGCCAGAAACGTATGACAAGAATCCTTGTCCCACTTCACATTCTAACTCGaggaataacaacaataattcaCAATTAACAATCACTAATCGAGTGCTTTTGTGTGGCCAGCGACAGGCTACGGATTTTACTACAACCCAGGAATTAAAACTTAGAGCTGGGGATGTGCGAATGGCCCGTATGCAGATCAGTCTCACCAAGCTGCGCAACGCTATGGATCAGTCCAATAAGCTTATCGAGCAGCTCTGCCAAGAAATTCAGATGGAAATGAATTCTTCCAAGAAATAA
- the LOC117782081 gene encoding uncharacterized protein LOC117782081 isoform X2, with amino-acid sequence MAFKETQSAIVIDTLIADLVHEAIDRRQSIKEHIEPGPCQRLYDILGFMPCSPNDKEFNIDNELHDKGWINGKSASKPIRSGPALKYSQRDLQSDNPMMERREQWHSWLVPALTEALEMNWKFIDEMVN; translated from the exons ATGGCATTCAAAGAGACACAGTCTGCCATCGTTATAGACACCCTGATAGCTGATTTAGTGCACGAGGCTATCGATCGAAGGCAATCGATTAAGGAACACATTGAACCAGGACCATGCCAAAGGCTCTATGATATATTAGGCTTTATGCCTTGCAGTCCAAATGATAAAGAGTTTAATATTGATAATGAATTGCATGACAAGGGATGGATCAATGGGAAGAGTGCATCTAAACCGATTCGCTCGGGTCCAGCATTAAAGTATTCTCAACGCGATCTTCAAAGTGATAATCCTATGATGGAGCGAAGAGAACAATGGCACAGTTGGTTGGTTCCGGCATTGACTGAGg CTCTGGAGATGAATTGGAAATTTATCGACGAAATggtcaattaa
- the LOC117782081 gene encoding uncharacterized protein LOC117782081 isoform X1: MAFKETQSAIVIDTLIADLVHEAIDRRQSIKEHIEPGPCQRLYDILGFMPCSPNDKEFNIDNELHDKGWINGKSASKPIRSGPALKYSQRDLQSDNPMMERREQWHSWLVPALTEDSSGDELEIYRRNGQLIKKFSDIGCQTEQPRFRKRYRQVATPGDRALLERAPCELNRQTIFIDAVSVATPSLQNRPPLADRFCYMLTDFASALYCSLAIMCCCTPSMFR; this comes from the exons ATGGCATTCAAAGAGACACAGTCTGCCATCGTTATAGACACCCTGATAGCTGATTTAGTGCACGAGGCTATCGATCGAAGGCAATCGATTAAGGAACACATTGAACCAGGACCATGCCAAAGGCTCTATGATATATTAGGCTTTATGCCTTGCAGTCCAAATGATAAAGAGTTTAATATTGATAATGAATTGCATGACAAGGGATGGATCAATGGGAAGAGTGCATCTAAACCGATTCGCTCGGGTCCAGCATTAAAGTATTCTCAACGCGATCTTCAAAGTGATAATCCTATGATGGAGCGAAGAGAACAATGGCACAGTTGGTTGGTTCCGGCATTGACTGAGg ATAGCTCTGGAGATGAATTGGAAATTTATCGACGAAATggtcaattaattaaaaaattcagtgATATCGGCTGTCAAACGGAACAACCACGATTCCGAAAGCGATATCGACAAGTAGCAACGCCTGGAGATCGTGCCCTACTGGAAAGAGCACCTTGTGAACTAAACCGTCAGACGATCTTCATTGATGCGGTCTCCGTAGCGACACCCAGTCTACAAAATCGACCCCCATTAGCCGATCGTTTTTGCTATATGTTGACAGATTTTGCTTCGGCATTGTACTGTAGTCTCGCCATTATGTGTTGCTGTACCCCCAGTATGTTTCGATAA
- the LOC117781295 gene encoding uncharacterized protein LOC117781295, whose amino-acid sequence MANIENNPKIVADFIKIKCVNQWPELVQLNCHINRTDKNISALYADIIFSEDIQNLNGIYNVAVERDQKFVDYTTLELDYCTALHLVHSQSLIQIISSGLRRVSNFPLSCPLKKNKTYFVNGFTLDPKIIPIYMPKISFRTNATCLSNKREIFYITCFGRVMRK is encoded by the exons atggcaaatattgaaaacaat CCGAAAATCGTTGCggattttatcaaaataaaatgtgtgaatCAATGGCCGGAGCTCGTGCAACTCAACTGCCACATTAATCGGACAGACAAAAACATTTCTGCTTTATATGCTGATATTATTTTCTCGGAggatatacaaaatttaaatggtaTTTACAATGTAGCAGTTGAACGTGATCAAAAGTTTGTTGATTATACTACACTAGAGCTAGACTACTGTACAGCTCTGCATTTGGTACACAGTCAAAGTTTGATCCAGATAATTTCTTCTGGATTGCGACGGGTATCCAACTTTCCATTGAGCTGTCCATTAAAGAag aataaaacatattttgttaatGGCTTCACACTTGATCCAAAAATAATACCGATTTATATGCCCAAAATATCATTTAGAACAAATGCAACATGTTTGTCAAATAAACGAGAAATATTTTACATCACATGTTTTGGTAGGGTGATGCGAAAGtaa
- the LOC117782079 gene encoding uncharacterized protein LOC117782079, giving the protein MDNDNKKPPDDEKAEHQPNTQNVLQLADGHVGETETDELILRHVSFEMPSSTLECLNLDEAEVLVQDMIESILPNLEPDKVASTSTLTSLTRYDDERMHRILRLLDRYTRKLEAIEEQMQSSSREAHSSQGEERLGQQMKLTQHCELATQTLPLKSQSLGMISSRRINQEQQQQQQQQEMEIIPPCECRHHIITISANSSSPFATPSPRRTFMGRIGQTLGDFAGALCLCLHVNKDCIFCLGFFLAFVISASFLTAFFYRTISLSTTPIRVPIDSVRVTPVPSASETAALRLNGGYYYIYNTHRQHFV; this is encoded by the coding sequence atggataatgacaataaaaaaCCGCCAGACGATGAGAAGGCAGAGCATCAGCCCAATACTCAAAATGTTCTCCAGTTGGCAGATGGTCATGTGGGTGAGACCGAAACAGATGAACTCATACTAAGGCATGTGAGCTTCGAGATGCCCAGCAGCACCTTGGAGTGTCTGAATCTGGATGAGGCCGAGGTGCTAGTTCAGGACATGATCGAGAGTATTTTGCCAAATTTGGAGCCTGATAAGGTAGCCAGCACTTCCACATTGACGTCGTTGACTAGGTACGACGATGAGCGAATGCATCGCATTCTGCGGCTGCTCGATCGGTATACACGCAAGCTGGAGGCCATTGAGGAACAAATGCAGAGCTCCAGTCGGGAGGCACACTCAAGTCAGGGTGAAGAGCGATTGGGTCAACAGATGAAGTTGACACAACACTGCGAGCTGGCGACACAGACGCTTCCGTTGAAAAGCCAAAGCCTGGGCATGATTAGCAGTCGAAGAATCaaccaagaacaacagcagcagcaacaacaacaggagatGGAAATAATTCCACCCTGTGAATGTAGACATCATATAATCACGATCAGTGCCAACAGCTCCTCACCATTTGCAACTCCCTCTCCGCGTCGCACATTCATGGGTCGCATTGGCCAAACTTTGGGTGACTTTGCAGGTGCTTTGTGCTTGTGCCTTCATGTAAACAAGGATTGCATTTTTTGTCTCGGCTTCTTCCTAGCGTTTGTGATTAGTGCCAGTTTTCTTACTGCCTTCTTTTATCGCACCATCAGCCTAAGCACCACACCCATCCGTGTGCCGATTGATTCAGTACGTGTCACTCCGGTGCCATCAGCCAGTGAAACAGCCGCACTGCGTTTAAATGGAGGTTATTACTATATCTACAATACTCATCGACAgcattttgtataa